One genomic window of Methanobacterium sp. includes the following:
- a CDS encoding diacylglycerol/polyprenol kinase family protein, with the protein MDNGDILGLILVYTYVILLLVISEKVLKKHPNFSRKFLHIMVGNVLFILPLFQSRWVMALLAAAPFILLTFLISPYSPLKIKDRISGSGHGLGLVYYAISWTVLALIFFDQPWIIAVGIAAMSYGDGMASLVGMKYGKIKYNISGDNKSLEGSLTMFLVLICTIGIVLTYYAVPIQPLAIVGVALVATIFEGITPKGLDNLTACFSAVATYILMTV; encoded by the coding sequence ATGGATAATGGAGACATACTAGGTTTAATACTGGTCTACACATATGTGATACTTTTACTGGTGATTTCAGAGAAAGTACTTAAAAAACATCCTAATTTCAGTCGAAAGTTCCTGCATATTATGGTGGGGAATGTTTTATTCATACTACCCCTCTTTCAATCCAGATGGGTGATGGCACTTCTAGCAGCTGCCCCCTTTATTCTCTTAACTTTTCTTATAAGTCCCTATTCCCCCTTAAAAATAAAAGACAGAATATCAGGATCTGGTCACGGTCTAGGCCTGGTTTACTATGCCATCTCCTGGACTGTTCTGGCACTCATTTTCTTTGACCAGCCCTGGATTATAGCTGTGGGAATAGCTGCCATGTCTTATGGGGATGGTATGGCATCCTTAGTTGGTATGAAGTACGGTAAGATAAAATACAACATTTCCGGAGACAATAAAAGTCTGGAAGGCTCCCTCACCATGTTTTTAGTGCTCATTTGTACCATAGGGATAGTTTTAACTTATTATGCTGTACCCATCCAGCCACTGGCAATTGTGGGTGTAGCACTGGTAGCCACCATCTTTGAAGGAATAACTCCAAAAGGCCTGGATAACCTCACTGCCTGTTTTTCAGCAGTTGCAACCTACATTTTAATGACCGTATAA
- a CDS encoding tyrosine--tRNA ligase produces MDTDSTMNTIGQGALEVVTPEELKVILEKDEKTAYIGYEPSGKVHLGHAITVKKMIDLQEAGFKIKILLADLHAYLNGKGSLEKIKEISEYNKRCFRALGLSEDTEFILGSSFQTREDYTMKVYQLALSTTLTRARRSMAQITRDAEDHQVAEVIYPLMQVVDMLFLEVDLAVGGMEQRKIHMLARDNLPKLGFQSPVCIHTPLLHGTDGSDKMSSSKENFIAIDDEPAVITEKIKKSYCPAGEIEGNPVLEIAHHFIFSERNTLLIKRPDKFGGNLELTQDELVQMYGNGKLHPLDLKNGVADSLTEILEPVRDFLRN; encoded by the coding sequence ATGGACACAGATTCTACAATGAACACTATAGGACAAGGCGCCCTGGAAGTGGTAACTCCAGAAGAACTCAAAGTTATACTGGAAAAAGACGAGAAAACAGCCTACATAGGGTATGAACCCTCAGGAAAGGTGCATCTTGGACATGCCATCACTGTGAAGAAGATGATAGACCTGCAGGAAGCAGGTTTCAAGATAAAGATTCTTCTGGCAGACCTTCATGCTTACCTTAATGGCAAAGGAAGTTTAGAAAAAATCAAAGAGATTTCTGAATATAACAAACGTTGTTTCCGGGCTTTAGGACTCTCTGAGGATACTGAATTCATTTTAGGTAGTAGTTTTCAGACTAGAGAAGATTACACCATGAAGGTTTACCAGTTAGCCCTTTCAACTACTCTAACCCGTGCCAGAAGGAGTATGGCCCAGATAACTCGGGATGCTGAGGATCATCAGGTGGCGGAGGTTATCTACCCTTTGATGCAGGTGGTGGATATGTTGTTTTTAGAGGTGGATCTGGCAGTGGGTGGTATGGAGCAACGGAAAATCCATATGCTGGCCAGGGACAATCTTCCTAAATTAGGATTCCAGTCCCCGGTATGCATTCACACCCCACTACTGCACGGTACTGATGGCTCGGATAAGATGTCCTCCAGTAAAGAGAACTTCATAGCCATTGATGATGAACCTGCGGTAATCACTGAAAAGATCAAAAAGAGTTACTGTCCTGCGGGTGAAATTGAGGGAAATCCAGTTCTGGAAATAGCTCATCACTTCATATTTAGTGAAAGGAATACCCTGCTTATAAAGAGGCCAGATAAGTTTGGAGGGAATCTGGAATTAACCCAGGATGAACTGGTGCAGATGTACGGGAACGGAAAGTTACATCCCCTGGATCTGAAAAACGGGGTTGCTGATTCTCTGACTGAAATTTTAGAGCCAGTAAGAGATTTTCTTAGGAATTAG
- a CDS encoding 60S ribosomal export protein NMD3, protein MFCIKCGKEDQELFKGLCHSCFAAGNKLITIPSELEVESCAHCSSIHVGDKWMETELSEEDFVAQTIAQESILDEDAEDVVLEIDLINQRGSILEMMVTASGKVLGIPVRREFKVNVKLNRDACPECSKYASGYYEAVLQLRADTRPLEAEEIQTADDIIKRLLDKLSKKNRMAYLSQRVGIKEGVDYYFGSYKAARKISNVLKEQMGGMLGESPRLMGRDKSAGKDLYRIWISLRLPIFQKGDFITHGDHVGQVIDINGRKIAIQDLETTEHISISWREYSNLERIAGKEDVKPTTVTAKTPTEIQILHPETYQPLDLDILSELADINIGEEVEVIEIRGKLYIIPPKK, encoded by the coding sequence ATGTTCTGTATTAAATGCGGTAAAGAAGACCAAGAACTGTTTAAAGGCCTCTGTCATTCCTGTTTTGCTGCTGGAAATAAGTTGATCACTATTCCCTCTGAATTAGAAGTGGAATCTTGTGCCCACTGTTCATCCATCCATGTGGGTGATAAATGGATGGAAACAGAACTTTCAGAAGAAGATTTCGTTGCACAGACCATAGCCCAGGAGTCTATCCTTGATGAAGATGCAGAGGATGTAGTTCTGGAAATAGATCTCATCAATCAAAGAGGTTCCATTCTGGAAATGATGGTAACTGCCAGTGGCAAGGTTTTAGGAATACCAGTGCGAAGGGAGTTTAAGGTAAACGTTAAACTCAACCGTGATGCATGCCCAGAATGCAGTAAGTATGCTTCAGGTTACTATGAAGCAGTTCTGCAGTTAAGGGCGGATACACGGCCACTTGAAGCTGAAGAAATTCAGACGGCTGATGATATAATAAAACGTTTGCTGGACAAATTATCCAAAAAAAACCGCATGGCTTACCTTTCACAAAGAGTAGGAATTAAAGAGGGTGTGGACTACTATTTTGGCTCTTACAAAGCTGCCCGGAAGATCTCAAATGTCCTGAAAGAACAGATGGGTGGAATGTTGGGGGAATCACCCAGACTCATGGGCCGGGATAAATCCGCCGGCAAGGACCTTTATCGAATATGGATATCCCTACGACTCCCAATATTCCAGAAGGGAGACTTCATAACCCATGGGGATCATGTAGGACAGGTAATTGATATAAACGGCCGTAAGATCGCTATTCAGGATCTGGAAACAACCGAACATATATCCATATCCTGGCGTGAATATTCTAACCTGGAAAGGATAGCAGGTAAGGAAGATGTGAAGCCGACCACAGTTACTGCCAAAACCCCCACTGAAATACAGATACTCCACCCTGAAACATACCAACCCCTGGATCTGGATATACTAAGCGAATTAGCAGATATAAATATAGGGGAAGAAGTGGAAGTAATTGAAATTAGGGGAAAACTCTACATCATCCCTCCTAAAAAATAG
- a CDS encoding thymidylate kinase: protein MRFIIIDGLDGSGKSTQAKLIQEKYLSMGESVILREHPSFDNPYGLKAKKALLGRGKINKIKASAYYALDVIRSVKKYDGKTDNLIMVRYLMGVAYLPLPLAKLLYWFFTMILPTSQYMFFLDLEPDESLKRMSSRNDEEMFENMDDLVKVRKKALELAQDWYIINTAGSIDEIKEKIHAILDDVDRNS, encoded by the coding sequence ATGCGCTTTATTATCATTGATGGTCTTGACGGGTCTGGAAAGAGTACTCAGGCTAAACTAATACAGGAAAAATACCTTTCCATGGGTGAAAGTGTTATACTCAGAGAACATCCTTCTTTTGACAATCCTTACGGCCTGAAAGCAAAAAAGGCCCTGCTGGGCAGGGGAAAGATCAATAAAATCAAAGCATCAGCTTATTATGCCCTGGATGTTATCCGTTCAGTTAAAAAATATGATGGTAAAACTGATAACCTTATTATGGTTCGTTATTTGATGGGTGTGGCATACCTGCCCCTTCCATTGGCCAAACTTCTCTACTGGTTCTTCACCATGATTCTTCCCACATCCCAGTACATGTTTTTCCTGGATCTTGAACCAGACGAGTCTCTTAAGCGAATGTCCTCCAGGAATGATGAAGAAATGTTTGAAAACATGGATGACTTGGTTAAGGTGAGGAAAAAGGCCCTTGAATTGGCTCAGGATTGGTATATTATCAACACTGCTGGAAGTATTGATGAAATTAAAGAAAAGATTCATGCCATTTTAGATGATGTGGATAGAAATTCTTGA
- a CDS encoding cation diffusion facilitator family transporter yields the protein MINQSYYSSVKRILLIVLILNVAVALAKMIYGWMTNSLSMVSDGFHSLFDGTSNIIGIIGITLASRPPDKAHPYGHEKFETFASLGIAFLLFITCFEILQSALGRFYNPQTPDITLMSFLVMGITLLINLIVSQYEKNQGMRLGSSILVADSKHTRSDVYVSVAVILGFIAIKMGFGVVDPIIAIIIAILIARMGIKIIKSSSTVLLDSAPLDAETIRKIVVSVPKVKDSHKIRSRGPASHIYVDLHVILESCSSVDEAHEIAHLVEGKLKSSIPGIEDVVVHVDPCEKNNMDDS from the coding sequence ATGATTAACCAGTCTTATTATTCAAGTGTTAAAAGGATTCTTTTAATTGTTTTAATCCTTAATGTTGCAGTGGCTTTAGCTAAAATGATCTACGGATGGATGACTAATTCTTTGAGCATGGTGTCAGACGGGTTTCACTCCCTTTTTGATGGTACATCCAATATTATTGGTATTATTGGAATTACACTTGCTTCTCGCCCTCCAGATAAGGCTCATCCTTATGGTCATGAGAAATTTGAAACATTTGCATCCCTGGGAATTGCATTTTTATTATTTATAACCTGTTTTGAGATATTACAGTCTGCTCTGGGCAGATTTTACAATCCACAAACTCCGGATATTACTCTTATGAGTTTCCTGGTCATGGGGATAACCCTTTTAATTAACCTGATTGTTTCCCAATATGAAAAGAATCAGGGGATGCGGTTGGGGAGTAGTATTTTGGTGGCAGATTCCAAACATACTCGAAGTGATGTTTATGTATCAGTGGCGGTGATTTTGGGATTTATTGCCATTAAGATGGGTTTTGGTGTTGTTGATCCTATAATTGCTATTATCATAGCAATATTAATCGCCCGGATGGGTATCAAAATCATTAAAAGTAGTTCCACTGTCCTTCTGGACAGCGCACCCCTGGATGCGGAAACCATAAGAAAGATAGTTGTTTCCGTTCCCAAGGTTAAAGACAGTCACAAGATCCGTTCACGTGGTCCTGCTTCCCACATCTATGTTGACCTCCATGTGATTCTGGAATCCTGCTCATCTGTGGATGAAGCGCATGAAATAGCCCATTTAGTGGAGGGTAAACTAAAAAGTTCCATTCCGGGCATTGAAGATGTGGTGGTGCATGTGGATCCCTGTGAAAAAAACAATATGGATGATAGTTAA
- the tmk gene encoding dTMP kinase, whose amino-acid sequence MYICLEGIDGSGKSTQLERLGKWLEDCGFSVTLIREPTDSPVGLLIRKMLQSPSAQDEGFQRTLALLFAADRTLLMDTIRKEEEMNRIVLSDRSFYSSLAYQNGEDWIAQINQHALEPDLVILLDLEIETALTRCEGTDSFEEANFLESVRQRYLKLAQQHGFMVVNASNGMNKVHDDIKRIVAPKLGMCI is encoded by the coding sequence ATGTACATCTGTTTAGAGGGAATTGATGGCTCAGGAAAATCCACACAACTAGAACGTCTGGGTAAATGGCTTGAAGATTGTGGTTTTAGTGTAACACTTATTAGAGAACCCACTGACTCTCCAGTGGGTCTGCTTATTCGGAAAATGCTCCAAAGTCCCAGTGCACAGGATGAAGGATTCCAGAGGACATTGGCACTGTTATTTGCTGCTGATCGAACTCTTCTCATGGATACTATTCGTAAAGAAGAAGAAATGAACCGGATTGTACTTAGTGACCGTTCATTTTACTCCAGCCTGGCTTATCAAAATGGTGAAGACTGGATAGCCCAGATAAATCAACATGCCCTGGAACCGGATCTGGTGATACTCCTGGATCTGGAAATTGAAACTGCACTCACCAGATGTGAGGGTACTGATAGTTTCGAAGAGGCGAATTTCCTGGAAAGCGTTCGTCAAAGATATCTTAAACTGGCCCAACAGCATGGTTTTATGGTAGTTAATGCCAGTAATGGGATGAACAAGGTCCACGATGATATAAAAAGAATAGTTGCCCCTAAACTGGGCATGTGCATATAA
- a CDS encoding PRC-barrel domain-containing protein — translation MKVSDFIGMKVIDIEAREVGKVEDLAVTIKECLVEQIFIATGSTLSKKYFAVKEEDIAAIGDYVQLKFDGEALENKIKVEKLDDLAPKEKRFKNVEGKVVLAKEGMEIGKIHDMVIDPAGCLIHNVIISVGGTFNRKQVLISSDDIAEIGDYMILKLSKEQIEQIVMD, via the coding sequence ATGAAAGTTAGCGACTTTATTGGAATGAAGGTTATAGATATTGAGGCCCGGGAAGTGGGGAAAGTAGAAGACCTGGCTGTTACAATAAAAGAATGTTTGGTTGAACAAATATTCATAGCCACTGGGTCTACTTTGAGTAAAAAGTATTTTGCTGTGAAAGAGGAGGATATAGCAGCTATAGGTGATTATGTTCAGTTAAAATTTGATGGAGAAGCACTGGAAAATAAGATCAAAGTGGAAAAGCTTGATGATCTTGCTCCTAAAGAAAAACGCTTCAAAAATGTGGAGGGTAAAGTGGTTCTTGCCAAAGAGGGTATGGAAATCGGTAAAATCCATGATATGGTCATTGATCCTGCAGGATGCCTCATTCACAACGTGATCATTTCCGTGGGAGGAACCTTCAACCGGAAACAGGTCCTGATCTCCAGTGATGATATTGCAGAAATTGGGGATTACATGATACTCAAACTTTCCAAAGAACAGATTGAGCAAATAGTCATGGATTAA
- a CDS encoding DUF4013 domain-containing protein: protein MEFQDLKNAIKYPLSDVKMILLLGAVLFLGELVNEVHGNDEYSTILKAILTLVALIMSVLEAGYLFKVIEETTQGSESLPKFSNLRDMFLHGTKEIIVTFIFILFPMIEIVISAYFFSLSKITHNLGELNWGYAFLVLGLISIMIIGFILQGVILNMVHNRGSVRSAFHFGNIREKMGNVGYKNLLLTYIIAFVTFGSLILFFSDAIKNIPFVGVLILMFFIEPYLLLFNIRILGLVDR, encoded by the coding sequence ATGGAGTTCCAGGATCTAAAAAACGCAATCAAGTATCCCCTCTCTGATGTGAAAATGATCCTTTTGCTGGGTGCTGTGCTTTTCCTGGGAGAACTGGTGAATGAAGTCCATGGAAACGATGAATATTCAACAATCTTAAAGGCAATTTTAACTTTAGTTGCTTTGATCATGTCAGTTCTGGAAGCAGGATATCTTTTTAAGGTCATCGAAGAAACTACCCAAGGTTCAGAATCATTACCAAAATTCAGTAACCTTAGGGATATGTTCCTACATGGAACTAAAGAAATCATTGTTACTTTCATATTCATTCTTTTTCCAATGATTGAAATTGTTATAAGTGCTTATTTCTTTTCTCTAAGTAAAATTACCCATAATTTGGGTGAGTTAAATTGGGGATATGCCTTTCTGGTGCTGGGATTGATATCCATAATGATTATAGGTTTCATACTGCAGGGAGTTATCCTGAACATGGTCCATAACCGGGGAAGTGTCAGATCCGCATTTCATTTTGGCAACATCAGAGAAAAAATGGGGAATGTAGGCTATAAAAATCTATTATTGACTTATATAATCGCTTTTGTCACTTTTGGTTCGTTGATTCTATTTTTCTCTGATGCCATCAAAAACATCCCCTTTGTGGGAGTTTTAATTTTAATGTTCTTTATAGAACCATATCTACTTCTTTTCAATATTAGAATTCTCGGACTGGTAGATAGATAA
- a CDS encoding translation initiation factor IF-2 subunit beta yields MSDYEELLDRAIEQLPPQALETKRFSVPKAYSIIQGNRTIIQNFGEIADAMNRDPQHILKFLLRELGTAGNLEGNRAIMQGKFTHYLINDRMEDYVQRFIMCHECNRPDTRIIREDRIFLLKCEACGAKAPLKTL; encoded by the coding sequence ATGAGCGATTATGAAGAATTACTGGACCGAGCCATTGAACAATTACCACCCCAGGCACTGGAAACCAAAAGGTTCTCAGTACCCAAGGCCTACTCGATAATCCAGGGAAACCGGACCATCATTCAGAACTTCGGAGAAATAGCCGATGCCATGAACCGAGACCCCCAACACATCCTTAAATTCCTGTTAAGGGAACTGGGTACTGCTGGAAACCTGGAAGGAAACCGGGCTATAATGCAGGGAAAATTCACCCATTACCTGATTAACGACCGGATGGAAGACTACGTGCAACGTTTCATCATGTGCCACGAGTGCAACAGACCAGATACCAGAATAATAAGGGAAGACCGCATCTTCCTCCTTAAATGTGAGGCATGCGGAGCTAAGGCACCTTTAAAGACCCTTTAA